A genomic region of Alicyclobacillus sp. SO9 contains the following coding sequences:
- a CDS encoding response regulator transcription factor yields the protein MKTHSVLVVDDDKEIRDAVRIYLRNEGLSVYTAKDGVEAVEELNRHEFHLIVLDLMMPRADGMETIVRIREQKNIPIIILSAKGEDYDKILGLQVGADDYVTKPFNPLELIARVKSQLRRYVTLGTYQRNTPEEVIRLDGLSLDKGAKQVSVDGESIKLTPIEYRIVELLMENAGRVFSIADIYELVWKEPGFKVENTVAVHIRKIREKIEIDPRNPRYLKVVWGIGYKIER from the coding sequence ATGAAAACTCATTCTGTTTTAGTCGTTGATGATGACAAGGAAATTAGAGATGCGGTAAGGATTTATCTCCGTAACGAAGGCCTGTCTGTGTACACCGCAAAGGACGGTGTCGAAGCCGTCGAGGAGCTTAATCGGCATGAATTTCATCTTATCGTTCTGGACCTCATGATGCCTCGAGCTGACGGCATGGAAACAATAGTTCGGATTCGCGAACAGAAGAACATTCCAATTATCATCCTAAGCGCAAAAGGTGAAGATTATGACAAAATTCTCGGTCTTCAAGTTGGGGCAGATGACTACGTTACAAAACCCTTTAACCCTTTGGAGTTAATTGCTCGTGTCAAATCGCAACTCAGACGTTACGTTACTCTCGGCACATATCAAAGGAATACACCTGAAGAAGTCATTCGTTTAGACGGCTTGTCTTTGGATAAAGGAGCGAAGCAAGTCAGCGTAGATGGAGAGTCAATAAAACTGACACCGATTGAGTACAGGATTGTTGAGCTGTTGATGGAAAATGCCGGGCGCGTCTTCTCCATCGCTGACATCTATGAGTTGGTATGGAAGGAACCAGGATTTAAAGTGGAAAACACGGTCGCAGTACATATTCGAAAAATTAGAGAGAAAATCGAGATAGATCCTAGAAATCCAAGGTACTTGAAGGTGGTGTGGGGTATTGGATACAAAATTGAGAGATAA
- a CDS encoding HAMP domain-containing sensor histidine kinase encodes MDTKLRDKVLTASWMILLTFGLSGIFSLLSSGYTPRQGLLALYVLSGTGAFIISLFLYRRIPVFTYLEPRLWSFYYGYVPMDIRFVIFTVSAIITVYHLRDMGYLFLASFLAYGKSFLATGLLLTFTLMQGKSILNVIRRQDTMRVNLRNSLTYRGAGILKDAFANTGIALKTTFVLGVMFASGFGFLAVLLAHGTLIIYVLLFAVVTIPTLVVVYRQVGYINQITDYTTALVEGKMEPDLPNRGQSVGAVLARNINKLKQGVKMSQEAQAKSERFKTELITNVSHDLRTPLTSVITYAELLKTPGISEETRNDYIDIIDRKSQRLKVLIEDLFEASKMASGSIELHRTRVDMVQLLQQSFAETVNSSNDSELDFHFRVPDVPVYAMVDGQKMWRVFDNLLGNILKYSLEKTRVYVTVTSVSKQLAITFKNISKYELSENVDDLFERFKRSDTSRHTDGSGLGLAIAKSIVDLHDGYLNLEVDGDLFKATVKLDTAD; translated from the coding sequence TTGGATACAAAATTGAGAGATAAGGTGCTTACAGCATCGTGGATGATACTTCTTACATTTGGCTTGAGCGGTATCTTTTCACTTCTTTCATCCGGTTATACCCCGCGTCAGGGGCTTTTAGCTCTCTATGTTCTCTCTGGCACTGGAGCTTTCATCATAAGTCTGTTTCTGTACAGGAGGATTCCTGTCTTCACCTACCTTGAACCTAGACTGTGGAGTTTCTACTACGGATATGTACCCATGGATATCCGCTTCGTTATTTTTACTGTGTCAGCCATCATTACAGTGTATCACTTGCGCGATATGGGTTATCTGTTCCTGGCCAGCTTCTTGGCTTACGGAAAGAGTTTTCTGGCCACCGGACTGCTGCTTACATTCACGCTCATGCAAGGAAAGTCAATTCTGAATGTGATTCGACGACAGGACACTATGAGAGTCAACCTGAGAAACAGTCTCACGTACAGGGGAGCGGGTATCTTAAAAGACGCCTTTGCCAACACCGGGATCGCGTTGAAAACAACCTTCGTTTTAGGGGTTATGTTCGCTTCCGGATTTGGGTTCCTCGCAGTGCTTCTGGCCCATGGAACACTGATAATTTACGTGCTCTTGTTCGCAGTCGTCACCATCCCCACTTTGGTAGTAGTCTATCGGCAGGTGGGATACATCAACCAAATTACTGACTATACAACCGCACTGGTAGAGGGAAAAATGGAACCGGATTTACCTAATCGAGGACAATCTGTGGGAGCAGTCCTTGCACGAAACATCAACAAACTAAAACAAGGAGTCAAGATGTCACAGGAGGCACAGGCTAAAAGTGAACGCTTTAAGACTGAATTAATTACAAATGTTAGTCATGACCTTCGCACACCGTTAACATCCGTTATTACCTACGCAGAACTTCTCAAAACTCCTGGCATTTCAGAAGAGACTCGCAATGACTATATTGACATCATAGACAGAAAATCACAGCGGTTAAAGGTCCTGATTGAGGACTTGTTTGAAGCTTCGAAAATGGCCAGCGGGAGCATTGAATTGCATCGTACCCGCGTTGATATGGTCCAACTTCTGCAACAATCATTTGCCGAGACGGTGAATAGCAGTAATGATTCTGAGCTGGATTTTCACTTCAGGGTACCTGATGTCCCTGTGTACGCGATGGTAGACGGCCAAAAAATGTGGCGAGTATTCGACAACCTGCTAGGAAATATTTTGAAGTATTCTCTAGAGAAAACCAGAGTTTATGTCACTGTCACAAGTGTTTCGAAGCAGTTGGCAATCACATTCAAGAATATATCAAAGTATGAACTAAGTGAAAACGTGGATGATTTATTTGAGCGGTTCAAACGCAGTGACACATCACGACATACGGACGGTTCCGGACTTGGATTGGCCATTGCAAAGTCCATTGTGGACCTCCACGACGGGTATCTCAATCTGGAAGTGGACGGTGATTTATTTAAAGCCACCGTTAAATTGGACACTGCAGACTAA
- a CDS encoding SDR family oxidoreductase → MSRLTNKVAIVTGVSRTNGIGAAVCRALANEGADVFFTHWSTYDEQMKYALEKDWTSQFTIELRSLGVRCESMELDLSEKDSHLTLLHEVHTELGSPSILVNNATHGVNEDFRSLSADSIDFHCAVNVRGTMLLSVEFARQIEGKHGGRIINMVSGQDITPEPGNLAYVATKGAISVFTTSVAVELAPHNITVNAVDPGPTDSGWMNDELKEFLLSKFPMGRIGEPRDAAKLIVFLASDEAEWITGQIIHSNGGFWNMG, encoded by the coding sequence ATGAGCAGATTAACGAACAAAGTCGCAATCGTTACTGGTGTGAGCCGCACAAATGGTATCGGTGCAGCGGTATGCAGAGCATTAGCTAACGAAGGAGCGGATGTTTTTTTTACGCATTGGTCCACGTATGATGAACAGATGAAATATGCTTTGGAGAAAGATTGGACCAGTCAATTTACAATCGAACTTCGTAGTTTGGGTGTACGTTGCGAGTCGATGGAACTCGATTTGTCGGAGAAGGATTCACATCTAACACTCCTTCATGAAGTTCATACAGAACTGGGGTCTCCATCCATTCTGGTGAATAATGCGACACACGGTGTGAATGAAGATTTCCGTTCGCTGTCTGCCGATTCGATAGATTTTCATTGCGCTGTAAATGTACGGGGAACAATGCTGCTGTCTGTGGAATTTGCACGCCAGATTGAAGGAAAGCACGGCGGGCGAATTATCAACATGGTATCTGGGCAAGACATCACACCTGAGCCAGGTAATCTGGCTTATGTTGCTACAAAAGGTGCCATATCAGTCTTTACTACTTCAGTCGCCGTAGAATTGGCACCCCATAACATCACGGTAAATGCCGTAGATCCTGGACCAACGGACTCTGGATGGATGAATGACGAGTTAAAGGAATTCCTACTGTCGAAGTTTCCGATGGGGCGGATTGGAGAACCACGGGATGCGGCAAAGCTAATCGTATTTCTTGCAAGTGATGAGGCGGAATGGATAACAGGTCAAATCATCCATTCAAACGGTGGTTTCTGGAATATGGGTTGA
- a CDS encoding retropepsin-like aspartic protease gives MNIEYRNGLLFVSLVVSHEGISETIHDLVLDTGAAQSIIDMDAIQLLDVSSKNEDEFVFMSGIGGRESALRKRMDHIQFDSYHMLNAHLDFAYLDEHPGINGLLGSDILLSGGFVIDLKELEIYQKPIT, from the coding sequence ATGAACATAGAATATCGAAATGGATTGTTATTCGTATCTCTGGTAGTGTCCCATGAAGGAATCAGTGAAACCATTCACGATCTAGTACTAGATACTGGAGCAGCTCAGTCCATTATCGACATGGACGCCATTCAGTTATTAGATGTTTCGTCAAAAAACGAAGATGAGTTTGTATTCATGTCTGGTATCGGTGGTCGGGAGTCTGCTCTCAGAAAGCGGATGGATCATATTCAGTTTGACTCGTATCATATGTTGAATGCACATCTAGACTTCGCTTATCTGGACGAGCATCCGGGCATTAATGGACTGTTGGGTTCTGATATTCTTCTCTCGGGAGGATTTGTGATCGACTTGAAAGAGCTGGAGATATATCAAAAGCCCATAACATAA
- a CDS encoding HIT family protein — METGYVVTGDHQLFHGYTLFLCKRHETELHYLDADFKLKFLSEMSLVAEAVFNAFVPDKLNYELLGNGDSHMHWHLFPRRASDQVHGPVWWTDKTLMSSDDVKPSGEQLETMQTLLLGALEKLTDNLSR; from the coding sequence TTGGAGACGGGTTATGTAGTTACTGGAGATCATCAGTTATTCCATGGCTACACGTTATTTTTGTGCAAGCGACACGAGACAGAGTTGCACTATTTGGATGCAGACTTTAAATTGAAATTTTTATCTGAAATGAGTCTCGTGGCGGAAGCCGTTTTTAACGCCTTTGTTCCAGACAAGCTGAATTACGAGTTGCTTGGTAACGGTGATTCCCATATGCATTGGCATCTGTTCCCTCGCAGAGCCAGCGACCAGGTCCATGGCCCCGTTTGGTGGACGGATAAAACCTTGATGTCATCGGACGATGTAAAGCCTTCCGGTGAGCAGTTGGAAACAATGCAGACTTTATTATTAGGTGCGTTGGAAAAGCTAACCGATAATCTTAGCAGATGA
- a CDS encoding VOC family protein, translating into MDGVWGVDEVLFFVPDVQVAKRWYGELLGLEPYFDHEGYCAFRLANVTVGLHPSDEKNSSGIAGQVTYWRVSDIKKTIAHFESHGCSKFRGPTFGVDQVWVCQLKDPFENVWGLVQRPE; encoded by the coding sequence ATGGATGGTGTTTGGGGAGTCGACGAAGTGCTCTTTTTTGTTCCTGACGTTCAAGTAGCCAAGCGTTGGTACGGTGAGTTGCTTGGACTAGAACCATATTTTGACCACGAAGGTTATTGTGCTTTTCGATTGGCGAATGTCACTGTTGGATTGCATCCAAGCGATGAAAAGAACTCTTCGGGCATAGCGGGACAAGTTACATACTGGCGTGTGTCAGACATTAAGAAGACCATTGCTCATTTTGAATCTCATGGATGCAGCAAGTTCCGGGGACCAACTTTTGGAGTAGACCAGGTCTGGGTATGTCAGCTTAAAGACCCGTTTGAAAACGTATGGGGACTAGTACAACGTCCAGAGTGA
- a CDS encoding aspartyl protease family protein, whose amino-acid sequence MAPIEIIYNERRQTIEDVVIDTGAVRSIIHVDAVELLDINPNPTDPISRMYGVGGEEFSFRKRVDGIRFAGVHVSEVMLDFGRIDGINGLIGLDILRPGGFVVDLRLLEIKQNKQG is encoded by the coding sequence GTGGCACCCATCGAAATTATATACAACGAGCGCAGGCAGACCATCGAAGATGTAGTCATCGATACGGGGGCGGTACGGTCAATTATTCACGTCGATGCAGTTGAACTCCTTGATATCAATCCGAATCCGACCGATCCGATATCACGCATGTACGGCGTGGGCGGTGAGGAGTTTAGTTTTCGAAAACGTGTTGATGGCATTCGCTTTGCCGGAGTTCACGTTAGCGAGGTCATGCTTGATTTCGGACGTATTGATGGAATCAACGGTCTTATTGGATTGGATATTCTTCGTCCTGGAGGTTTCGTCGTAGATTTACGACTTTTGGAAATTAAACAAAACAAACAAGGATAA
- a CDS encoding ATP-binding protein: MARNLDHALLRSLFTGKWVTLHHNALITGPTGVGKTFISCALGTAVCRLGLHVRYYRVSRLLQDIIVAKGDGSYRRLQRQLSKTDLLILDDWGLAPMSAPESRDLLDILDERTTTHSTCIASQLPLELWHQNFTDGTLADAILDRIVHNAHRIEIQGESMRKVKSNLSQVENSDT, encoded by the coding sequence GTGGCTAGAAACCTTGACCATGCCTTGCTGCGTAGCTTGTTTACGGGGAAGTGGGTTACATTGCACCACAATGCTTTAATCACCGGGCCAACGGGCGTCGGTAAGACATTTATCTCTTGTGCTCTTGGCACCGCCGTTTGTCGCCTGGGATTGCACGTAAGGTATTATCGAGTGTCGAGGCTACTTCAGGACATCATTGTGGCAAAGGGTGACGGCTCATATCGGAGACTTCAACGCCAGCTCTCAAAGACCGACCTCTTAATATTGGACGACTGGGGGCTTGCACCAATGTCTGCACCGGAAAGCAGGGATCTACTAGATATTCTAGACGAACGCACGACAACGCACTCCACCTGCATTGCCAGTCAACTCCCCCTAGAGTTATGGCACCAGAATTTCACGGACGGTACCCTCGCTGACGCGATACTCGACCGCATTGTACACAATGCACACCGGATAGAAATTCAGGGAGAATCGATGCGAAAAGTCAAAAGTAACTTGTCACAAGTAGAAAACTCTGATACGTAG
- a CDS encoding ATP-binding protein: MLSNHTIQTLRQLKLGAMADAYTRQIEDPNSQNYSFEERFGLLVDHEWTHRENQRQNRLVRTHT; encoded by the coding sequence TTGCTCAGTAACCACACGATACAAACACTTCGGCAACTGAAACTCGGTGCCATGGCAGATGCGTATACGCGTCAAATTGAGGACCCGAACTCACAGAACTACTCCTTCGAGGAACGGTTTGGCCTGTTAGTCGACCATGAATGGACCCATCGCGAAAACCAACGCCAAAACCGGCTTGTTCGAACGCACACCTAA
- the istA gene encoding IS21 family transposase, with product MRKIQEVLRLHVQAKLSERAISSSVSLSRSTVSKIITRAAAAGISWPLPTDMDENQLDSLLFPIPQGRPRNCDEPEWTQVLNELRIKGVTLQLLWMEYKQANPDGYQYSQFCERFRLWRKKLNPAMRQIHLAGEKMFVDYAGPTVPFIDRETDEILTAQIFVAVLGASNYTYVEAHPAQDVESFIKGHVHAFEFFGGVPRLVVPDNLKAGVRKADRYEPILNRSYQEMVSHYGCAALPARPYTPKDKAKGEFGVQLAERWILAVFRKRRFFSIAEINETIRELLAQLNEKPFQKLEGSRQSLFEATDRPALQPLPSLPYEYAKWQHCKVHIDYHIEAGRCYYSVPYSLIGQEVEARLTQNTVEVFLKGKRVASHPRLHYRGQAQTDPLHRPKSHQQHGEWSPDRLISWGNSIGPNTGILVERIMQKYKHPEQGYRSCLGLLSLSREYPVERVEGAAERALIINSPSYASVKSILKTGMDHTVLSLMEDEQVTPGHDNIRGASYFQTKFLN from the coding sequence ATGCGAAAAATCCAAGAAGTCTTACGCTTGCATGTGCAAGCAAAACTCAGTGAGCGTGCCATTTCTTCAAGTGTCTCACTCTCCCGCAGTACGGTCTCAAAGATCATCACTCGAGCTGCAGCTGCCGGAATTTCGTGGCCACTACCCACGGACATGGATGAGAATCAATTGGATTCTCTCCTTTTTCCAATCCCCCAAGGGCGTCCGCGCAATTGTGACGAACCCGAATGGACGCAAGTTCTCAACGAGCTCAGAATCAAGGGTGTCACATTACAACTATTGTGGATGGAGTACAAGCAAGCAAATCCAGACGGCTACCAATACAGCCAGTTTTGTGAGCGCTTCCGACTCTGGAGGAAGAAACTCAATCCAGCCATGCGCCAAATCCACCTTGCTGGGGAAAAGATGTTCGTGGACTACGCCGGTCCCACTGTTCCTTTTATCGACCGAGAAACCGACGAGATTCTGACGGCTCAAATATTCGTGGCGGTGCTCGGCGCAAGTAACTACACCTACGTTGAGGCACACCCTGCACAAGACGTGGAATCATTCATCAAAGGCCACGTGCATGCGTTTGAGTTTTTCGGGGGTGTCCCGCGGCTTGTCGTGCCAGATAATCTCAAAGCCGGTGTCAGGAAAGCCGACCGCTATGAACCTATACTTAATCGCTCATATCAAGAGATGGTATCGCACTACGGTTGTGCGGCTCTTCCAGCACGGCCCTATACGCCGAAGGACAAGGCCAAAGGGGAATTTGGTGTGCAACTGGCTGAGCGTTGGATATTAGCGGTGTTCCGCAAACGGAGATTTTTCAGTATTGCAGAGATCAACGAGACGATTCGAGAGTTGTTGGCACAGCTTAATGAGAAACCATTTCAAAAGCTGGAGGGCTCGCGCCAGTCCCTGTTTGAGGCCACGGACCGGCCGGCCCTTCAGCCATTGCCTAGCCTCCCTTACGAATACGCCAAGTGGCAGCACTGCAAGGTGCATATAGACTACCATATCGAGGCTGGACGCTGCTATTACAGCGTTCCCTATTCTCTCATTGGGCAAGAGGTCGAAGCTCGACTCACCCAAAACACAGTGGAGGTCTTTCTTAAAGGCAAGCGAGTGGCCTCTCACCCGCGTTTGCACTACAGAGGCCAGGCACAAACCGACCCGTTACACAGGCCAAAATCCCACCAACAACACGGCGAATGGAGCCCAGACCGACTCATTTCATGGGGAAATAGTATCGGTCCTAACACAGGTATCCTGGTCGAGCGAATCATGCAGAAATACAAGCATCCGGAACAGGGATATCGATCGTGTCTAGGTCTCCTGAGTTTGAGCCGGGAGTACCCTGTCGAGCGTGTAGAGGGCGCGGCGGAACGTGCACTGATCATCAACTCTCCATCCTATGCCAGTGTGAAATCCATTCTCAAAACGGGCATGGACCACACTGTCCTGAGTCTAATGGAGGACGAACAAGTTACGCCGGGCCATGACAACATCCGAGGTGCGTCCTACTTCCAAACCAAATTTTTAAACTAA
- a CDS encoding RNA polymerase sigma factor — MQSDADKRDAIKDMYDLYRHDLYRFARYTLGNSEDAYDVVQEVFIRAIRSWNGFRQDSSPKTWLLSIARNYMYDVLRKKQRKENFLRQNTLEVMDDKLSYLETRLVLEEAMTKLKAAHRQVFVLRHIEKVSIQETARVLKWSSGKVKMTDHRAVLKLKEIMTNMRGR; from the coding sequence TTGCAGTCAGATGCTGATAAACGCGACGCGATAAAGGACATGTATGATTTGTATCGCCATGATTTATATCGCTTTGCACGCTATACCCTTGGTAACTCCGAGGATGCATATGATGTGGTTCAAGAAGTATTTATTCGTGCAATTCGGTCATGGAATGGATTTCGACAGGACTCTAGTCCCAAAACCTGGCTTCTAAGCATTGCCCGCAATTATATGTATGATGTGTTACGCAAGAAACAAAGGAAAGAAAACTTCCTTCGTCAGAACACGCTAGAAGTGATGGACGACAAGTTGAGTTACCTAGAGACGCGTCTGGTTCTTGAGGAAGCAATGACAAAATTAAAGGCTGCGCATCGGCAGGTTTTTGTTCTAAGACATATAGAAAAGGTATCAATACAAGAAACGGCGCGAGTGCTGAAATGGTCTTCAGGAAAGGTTAAGATGACTGATCATCGTGCAGTGCTGAAGCTTAAGGAAATAATGACGAATATGCGTGGGAGGTGA
- a CDS encoding arginase family protein gives MEVEILTVPYDSGYKNIRMGRGPSYLVENGLVEQIKNRGHRVFFDSIENDSDFTPEISNSFRLNELLSERVRQCVLQKRFPFILSGNCNSCVGIIAGLGSEIGIIWLDNHADMNTPETTTSGFLDGMGLAMSLGLCWRSMCTAIEGFAPIEGNKTIHIGSRNISDKETENFIKTNTTLIESKQIREQTADILTPALESLIKKVHKVYLHLDIDVFDPSVAKANSYQEKDGLTLEDVIHIIRKIKKRFIISACTIVSYDPKYGDSQTLDVITRAIEEIV, from the coding sequence ATGGAAGTAGAAATTTTAACGGTTCCATACGATTCAGGGTATAAAAATATCCGAATGGGCAGAGGACCTAGTTACCTCGTCGAAAATGGGTTAGTTGAACAAATCAAAAACCGAGGACATCGAGTCTTCTTTGATTCAATTGAGAATGACTCGGATTTTACTCCAGAAATCAGCAATTCTTTTCGCCTTAACGAATTACTTTCGGAAAGAGTCAGACAATGTGTTTTGCAGAAAAGATTCCCCTTTATTTTATCAGGGAATTGTAATAGCTGTGTTGGAATTATTGCGGGTCTTGGTTCTGAGATAGGGATAATTTGGCTAGACAACCACGCAGACATGAATACTCCAGAAACAACAACAAGCGGTTTTTTAGATGGCATGGGTTTAGCCATGAGTTTAGGCTTATGCTGGAGGAGTATGTGTACTGCCATTGAAGGTTTTGCTCCAATAGAGGGAAATAAAACCATCCATATAGGTAGTCGTAATATTTCTGACAAGGAAACAGAAAACTTCATCAAAACAAACACGACACTAATAGAATCAAAACAAATCCGGGAGCAAACAGCCGACATACTTACGCCTGCATTAGAGTCACTGATTAAGAAAGTACACAAGGTATATTTACACTTAGACATAGATGTTTTTGACCCCTCGGTAGCCAAAGCAAATAGCTATCAAGAAAAAGACGGATTAACTCTTGAAGATGTAATACATATAATCAGAAAAATCAAGAAGCGTTTTATAATATCTGCATGTACCATCGTTTCTTACGACCCGAAGTATGGAGACAGTCAGACATTAGATGTGATTACGAGAGCGATTGAGGAAATCGTTTGA